Proteins encoded together in one Fibrobacter sp. UWH4 window:
- a CDS encoding nitrilase-related carbon-nitrogen hydrolase, with the protein MLDIYLVQMEIVPNDKAKNFAKVRELSSKIRKNADDSVPGLIILPEMFATGYLPLHPESAAEHFFKNDAGETADFLYKLANETGCAVMGAGIEKGAESDAARDTTENQKLLNHCSVYQPGYPEEFAAYDKYHPFFMEQKKFKAGGMPCPFSLYNWTVASTICFDLRFPELYRDAVKAGARLITVQAAWPAARIAHWKTLLQARAIENQVYIAAVNGIGGPSYGGNSMIINPKGEIIASTDASFEGIVHARIDSKSQEEYRKQFPVLKGIVPEEYI; encoded by the coding sequence ATGCTTGATATTTACCTAGTTCAAATGGAAATTGTCCCAAACGACAAGGCCAAAAACTTTGCCAAAGTCCGCGAACTCTCCTCGAAAATTCGCAAAAATGCGGACGATTCCGTTCCAGGTCTAATCATTCTCCCCGAAATGTTCGCCACGGGATACCTGCCGCTACACCCGGAAAGCGCCGCGGAACACTTTTTCAAAAACGACGCCGGCGAAACGGCCGATTTTTTGTACAAACTCGCAAACGAAACGGGTTGTGCAGTTATGGGGGCTGGCATAGAAAAAGGCGCCGAAAGCGATGCGGCTCGCGACACCACTGAAAACCAGAAACTCCTGAACCATTGCAGCGTATACCAACCGGGATACCCCGAGGAGTTTGCAGCCTACGACAAGTACCATCCGTTCTTTATGGAACAGAAAAAGTTCAAGGCCGGCGGCATGCCGTGTCCGTTTTCGCTCTATAATTGGACGGTTGCGTCCACCATCTGTTTCGACCTTCGATTTCCGGAACTCTACCGCGATGCAGTCAAGGCAGGAGCTAGGCTCATCACGGTGCAGGCGGCCTGGCCCGCCGCAAGAATCGCCCACTGGAAAACCTTGTTGCAGGCGCGGGCCATCGAGAACCAGGTGTACATCGCTGCCGTGAACGGAATCGGGGGACCCTCTTACGGAGGCAACTCGATGATTATCAATCCGAAAGGGGAAATCATCGCTTCGACGGACGCCTCTTTCGAAGGAATCGTACACGCACGTATCGATTCAAAATCACAGGAAGAATACCGCAAACAGTTCCCCGTCCTAAAGGGAATTGTACCGGAAGAATACATTTAA